From one Nocardioides scoriae genomic stretch:
- a CDS encoding NUDIX hydrolase — MASPGTDHAAVGASGLAAYAHEVLAVVLSVREGRLCVLLWRRERAPESGRWSLPGGGVAPDQRLREAISTHLAAKVDVRNVSWLEQVATHSRVDRDPRERVLATGYLALVPVDVVPVLPADTEWFDVADLPATAFDHHHFVEAATDRLRAKLSYTNIGFALAPREFTMPVMRDLVSAALGHPVSTTNLTRVMTRRGMVEPTGGTAAPGPHGGRPATVYRFRERTLTVTDPYAVLKPPD, encoded by the coding sequence ATGGCCAGCCCGGGGACCGACCACGCGGCGGTCGGTGCGTCGGGGCTGGCGGCGTACGCCCACGAGGTGCTGGCCGTGGTGCTCTCGGTCCGCGAGGGCCGGCTGTGCGTGCTGCTGTGGCGCCGCGAGCGCGCGCCCGAGTCGGGTCGCTGGTCGCTGCCGGGCGGCGGCGTCGCCCCGGACCAGCGGCTGCGCGAGGCGATCAGCACCCACCTGGCGGCCAAGGTCGACGTGCGCAACGTGTCCTGGCTGGAGCAGGTCGCGACCCACAGCCGGGTCGACCGCGACCCCCGGGAGCGGGTGCTGGCCACGGGCTACCTCGCGCTGGTGCCGGTCGACGTCGTGCCCGTGCTGCCCGCCGACACGGAGTGGTTCGACGTCGCCGACCTGCCGGCGACGGCCTTCGACCACCACCACTTCGTCGAGGCGGCGACCGATCGGCTCCGCGCCAAGCTCAGCTACACCAACATCGGCTTCGCGCTGGCGCCGCGCGAGTTCACGATGCCGGTGATGCGCGACCTCGTCAGCGCCGCCCTCGGCCACCCCGTCTCGACCACCAACCTCACCCGCGTGATGACGCGGCGCGGCATGGTCGAGCCGACCGGCGGCACCGCTGCCCCCGGCCCCCACGGCGGCCGCCCCGCCACGGTCTACCGCTTCCGCGAGCGCACCCTCACCGTCACCGACCCGTACGCCGTCCTCAAGCCCCCCGACTGA
- a CDS encoding helix-turn-helix transcriptional regulator translates to MSGPISTIHDAPHGDPASRVVLLTPDWSTVLDATSTCRYQLRLAREDILDGGTSVFDPSDERLAPARAEHRRTGRFHGPLRLRPKDGTPFEALVSVVSGSPAGGDGSTREDLAVMEYDAERQVPHGLEQQWSRHPLHHSPDVVALYEADGTLRYISPSVEDVLGWTPQEMTGRVTIDLVHPDDVEPMIDAMLSAAEVTGPPRPVVFRVRHRDGRWRHLEVMLRDLSDDPEVGGSTVHFRDITDRVEELGAHWFAGLDALDGSSGGLANLTPEGRLVRFNDRFQQLVGRSREQLLQLDSLEDALHPEDRVGWRAELRRVAQGGAVAASEWRHLRADGSLTWVSARVQRPLRSAGGSDLLVVTVEDVTGRKEAEQALALLTPREQEVLGLVRQGLDNSEIARALFVSVHTVKHHVQGVLRKLEVPDRRRAAERVAALDTSPRGRPRD, encoded by the coding sequence GTGAGCGGCCCCATCAGCACGATCCACGACGCCCCGCACGGCGACCCTGCATCCAGGGTGGTGCTCCTCACCCCCGACTGGTCCACCGTCCTGGACGCGACCTCCACCTGCCGCTACCAGCTGCGCCTCGCCCGCGAGGACATCCTCGACGGCGGCACCTCGGTGTTCGACCCGAGCGACGAGCGGCTCGCGCCCGCGCGGGCCGAGCACCGTCGCACGGGCCGCTTCCACGGCCCGCTCCGGCTGCGACCGAAGGACGGGACCCCCTTCGAGGCCCTCGTCTCCGTCGTCTCCGGCTCCCCCGCGGGCGGCGACGGCAGCACGCGCGAGGACCTCGCCGTCATGGAGTACGACGCCGAGCGGCAGGTGCCCCACGGGCTGGAGCAGCAGTGGTCCCGACACCCGCTGCACCACTCCCCCGACGTGGTCGCGCTCTACGAGGCGGACGGGACGCTGCGCTACATCAGTCCCTCGGTCGAGGACGTGCTCGGCTGGACCCCGCAGGAGATGACGGGCCGCGTCACCATCGACCTGGTCCACCCCGACGACGTCGAGCCGATGATCGACGCGATGCTCTCGGCCGCCGAGGTCACGGGTCCCCCGAGGCCCGTGGTGTTCCGCGTGCGGCACCGCGACGGCCGGTGGCGTCACCTGGAGGTCATGCTCCGGGACCTGTCGGACGACCCCGAGGTCGGCGGGTCCACCGTGCACTTCCGCGACATCACCGACCGGGTCGAGGAGCTGGGCGCGCACTGGTTCGCGGGCCTCGACGCCCTGGACGGCTCGTCGGGCGGCCTCGCGAACCTCACCCCCGAGGGTCGTCTGGTGCGGTTCAACGACCGGTTCCAGCAGCTCGTGGGCCGCTCCCGCGAGCAGCTGCTGCAACTCGACAGCCTCGAGGACGCCCTCCACCCCGAGGACCGCGTCGGGTGGCGCGCGGAGCTGCGGCGCGTGGCGCAGGGCGGTGCCGTCGCCGCCTCGGAGTGGCGCCACCTGCGGGCCGACGGGTCGCTCACGTGGGTGAGCGCCCGGGTGCAGCGCCCGCTGCGGTCCGCCGGCGGCTCCGACCTGCTGGTGGTGACGGTCGAGGACGTGACGGGGCGCAAGGAGGCCGAGCAGGCGCTGGCCCTGCTCACGCCGCGCGAGCAGGAGGTCCTCGGCCTGGTCCGGCAGGGACTCGACAACAGCGAGATCGCCCGGGCGCTGTTCGTCAGCGTGCACACCGTCAAGCACCACGTGCAGGGCGTGCTGCGCAAGCTCGAGGTGCCCGACCGCCGGCGTGCCGCCGAGCGGGTCGCCGCGCTGGACACCTCCCCCCGCGGCCGACCACGGGACTGA
- a CDS encoding GntR family transcriptional regulator, with translation MTSHGDPDGGLPTKGDLAYARVRAMVLSGELEPGSVVPQARLAQSIGVSTTPLREAMRRLSVEGLVSLGAHRDARVAHLTAEEARDLVELRRSLDPLACSLAAERRTSAELDRMRATLAGCRALPDDPDAADLAAHRAFHRAVYVASHNAVLVATLDGLWDRTDRYRLLGLRSPRDQAARDRTDQEHEQLVDAVARGDAEAAATVMERHVEHSLGARAAQRLDGHR, from the coding sequence ATGACCTCGCACGGCGACCCGGACGGCGGTCTCCCCACCAAGGGCGACCTGGCGTACGCACGGGTGCGCGCGATGGTCCTCTCCGGCGAGCTGGAGCCCGGGTCGGTGGTCCCCCAGGCCCGCCTGGCGCAGAGCATCGGGGTCAGCACCACGCCGCTGCGCGAGGCGATGCGGCGGCTCTCGGTCGAGGGCCTGGTCTCCCTCGGCGCCCACCGCGACGCGCGGGTGGCCCACCTCACGGCCGAGGAGGCGCGCGACCTCGTCGAGCTGCGACGGTCGCTGGACCCGCTGGCCTGCTCCCTGGCCGCCGAGCGACGCACGTCGGCCGAGCTCGACCGGATGCGCGCCACCCTCGCCGGCTGCCGCGCGCTGCCCGACGACCCCGACGCCGCGGATCTCGCAGCCCACCGGGCCTTCCACCGGGCGGTCTACGTCGCGTCCCACAACGCCGTCCTGGTCGCCACCCTCGACGGCCTCTGGGACCGCACCGACCGCTACCGCCTGCTGGGGCTGCGCTCGCCGCGCGACCAGGCCGCGCGCGACCGGACCGACCAGGAGCACGAGCAGCTGGTCGACGCCGTGGCGCGGGGCGACGCCGAGGCGGCCGCCACGGTGATGGAGCGGCACGTCGAGCACAGCCTGGGTGCCCGGGCGGCCCAGCGCCTGGACGGGCACCGGTGA
- a CDS encoding DMT family transporter: MTSSTRPAAAAARGGWAGLGLLGAAGVLWGTIGPAVDVVHDRSGLSPLTIGAWRSAAGIAVLLLAVGAARRVGACRALLRDHRREVVLTGSLTAAFQLLFFVAVVSAGVSVTTVVALGSAPVLLLVLGSVRRRRLPGPGEALVVGAALLGLLLVGAGGGTAGTGTHPGWGVLAALGSGAAYALSAEAGGSLTRRGDALVVTTCTTAVVAAALVPVGVLAVVVGDEPWRTADAGSWVLVAYLGVVTMALAYVLLYAGLRSTPSGTAVVATLLEPVTAVLVAVTLLGERLSPAGAVGCLLILGAIASLGRRGEAPQAQ, from the coding sequence GTGACCTCGTCGACCCGGCCCGCGGCAGCAGCCGCCCGGGGCGGCTGGGCCGGGCTCGGGCTGCTCGGCGCCGCCGGGGTGCTCTGGGGCACCATCGGGCCGGCCGTCGACGTGGTCCACGACCGGTCGGGCCTCTCGCCGCTGACCATCGGGGCGTGGCGCTCGGCCGCCGGGATCGCCGTCCTGCTGCTCGCCGTCGGGGCCGCGCGCCGGGTCGGGGCGTGCCGCGCCCTGCTGCGCGACCACCGGCGCGAGGTCGTCCTCACCGGCTCGCTGACCGCGGCCTTCCAGCTGCTGTTCTTCGTGGCCGTCGTCAGCGCCGGGGTGAGCGTGACCACCGTGGTCGCGCTCGGCTCGGCCCCGGTGCTGCTCCTCGTGCTCGGCAGCGTCCGGCGTCGCCGGCTCCCCGGCCCCGGCGAGGCGCTCGTGGTCGGCGCCGCGCTGCTGGGGCTGCTGCTGGTCGGGGCCGGCGGTGGCACGGCCGGCACCGGCACCCACCCGGGGTGGGGCGTCCTGGCCGCGCTGGGCTCGGGGGCGGCCTACGCCCTCTCGGCGGAGGCGGGCGGCTCGCTGACCCGGCGGGGCGACGCCCTGGTCGTCACCACCTGCACCACGGCGGTCGTGGCCGCGGCGCTGGTGCCGGTGGGCGTGCTGGCCGTCGTGGTCGGGGACGAGCCCTGGCGCACGGCGGACGCCGGGTCGTGGGTGCTGGTCGCCTACCTCGGGGTGGTGACGATGGCGCTGGCCTACGTGCTGCTGTACGCCGGCCTGCGGAGCACCCCGAGCGGCACGGCCGTCGTGGCCACCCTGCTCGAGCCGGTGACCGCCGTCCTCGTCGCGGTGACCCTGCTCGGCGAACGGCTCTCCCCCGCGGGCGCGGTCGGCTGCCTGCTGATCCTGGGGGCGATCGCCTCGCTGGGCCGTCGCGGCGAGGCGCCGCAGGCGCAGTGA
- the nadA gene encoding quinolinate synthase NadA, with amino-acid sequence MTTTDTSARPRRWPHAWQEEVRRLAEERDAVVLAHNYMSPEVQDVAHHVGDSLALSRIAAETDARTIVFCGVWFMAETAKILSPAKTVLAPTREAGCSLADSIDADQVRAWKAEHPDAVVVAYVNTSAAVKAEVDYCCTSSNAVEVVDSIPRDRTVLFLPDQFLGAHVRRETGRENLLVWLGECHVHAGITPADVRRQVAAHPEAELLVHPECGCANSALWLSGAGDLPAGRTQVLSTGGMLEAARTMTAPTSLVATEVGMLHQLRQVNPTTTFLPMNPQASCRFMKMTTPELLLATLRGGGDEVHVDADVARRARRAVERMLAIGRPGGGE; translated from the coding sequence ATGACCACGACCGACACCTCGGCCCGCCCGCGGCGCTGGCCGCACGCCTGGCAGGAGGAGGTGCGCCGCCTGGCCGAGGAGCGCGACGCCGTGGTGCTGGCGCACAACTACATGAGTCCCGAGGTCCAGGACGTCGCCCACCACGTCGGCGACTCGCTCGCGCTCTCGCGGATCGCCGCCGAGACCGACGCGCGCACGATCGTGTTCTGCGGCGTGTGGTTCATGGCCGAGACGGCCAAGATCCTCAGCCCCGCCAAGACGGTCCTTGCCCCGACCCGCGAGGCCGGCTGCTCGCTGGCCGACTCGATCGACGCCGACCAGGTGCGGGCGTGGAAGGCCGAGCACCCCGACGCGGTCGTGGTCGCCTACGTCAACACCAGCGCCGCGGTGAAGGCCGAGGTCGACTACTGCTGCACCTCCTCCAACGCCGTCGAGGTGGTCGACTCGATCCCGCGCGACCGCACGGTGCTGTTCCTGCCCGACCAGTTCCTGGGGGCGCACGTGCGCCGCGAGACCGGGCGGGAGAACCTGCTGGTCTGGCTGGGGGAGTGCCACGTGCACGCCGGCATCACGCCGGCCGACGTCCGCCGCCAGGTCGCGGCCCACCCCGAGGCCGAGCTGCTGGTGCACCCCGAGTGCGGGTGCGCCAACTCGGCCCTGTGGCTGTCCGGTGCCGGCGACCTCCCGGCCGGACGCACCCAGGTGCTCTCGACCGGGGGGATGCTCGAGGCCGCCCGGACGATGACGGCGCCGACCTCGCTGGTCGCGACCGAGGTCGGGATGCTGCACCAGCTGCGGCAGGTCAACCCGACGACGACGTTCCTGCCGATGAACCCCCAGGCGTCGTGCCGGTTCATGAAGATGACCACCCCCGAGCTGCTGCTGGCGACGCTGCGGGGCGGGGGCGACGAGGTGCACGTCGACGCCGACGTCGCGCGGCGGGCCCGGCGCGCGGTCGAGCGGATGCTGGCCATCGGTCGGCCCGGCGGTGGCGAGTGA
- a CDS encoding L-aspartate oxidase, with protein sequence MSASAAPRGSVEVDVLVVGAGVAGLSTALGLRAGGRTVAVVSAGGGSTGWAQGGVAAAYAGDDDPVDHARDTALAGAGLCEPRALDCLVEEGPQRLADLLGLGARFDRDADGRLDRTLEGGHGRRRVVHAGGDATGAEVLRTLVAATEAQAALRAGLTWWRETRVVGLVRGRSAADPGRAQVTGALLEGPAGATTMRARAVVLATGGIGAAYAVTTNPPGVTGEGAALALLAGAGLRDAEFVQFHPTALHLPGRDGQVPLVSEALRGEGAVLRDHGGAAFMAGRHPLADLAPRDVVARAVHAVATGSGREHAWLDATGVADVAERFPTIAASCAAAGLDPARDWLPVSPAAHFWCGGVATDRWGASDVPGLHAVGEVAATGVHGGNRLASNSLLEGLVFGRRTAARLALELPEPAVGELPDVVLDPDPDGSQAVRRSMSADVGVVRTAEGLGRAARVVAGRPRRDPVALVAGAVVAAARAREESRGAHFRADHPVASDRWRHPVAVRLDPDGVPRARLVTEAAAAVGRVA encoded by the coding sequence GTGAGCGCGTCGGCGGCACCGCGCGGGTCCGTCGAGGTCGACGTCCTGGTCGTCGGCGCCGGGGTGGCCGGCCTCTCGACCGCCCTGGGGCTGCGGGCCGGCGGCCGCACGGTCGCCGTCGTCTCGGCCGGTGGGGGCAGCACCGGCTGGGCCCAGGGCGGGGTCGCCGCGGCGTACGCCGGTGACGACGACCCGGTCGACCACGCCCGGGACACCGCGCTCGCCGGCGCCGGCCTGTGCGAGCCGCGCGCGTTGGACTGCCTGGTCGAGGAGGGGCCGCAGCGCCTGGCCGACCTGCTCGGGCTCGGCGCCCGCTTCGACCGGGACGCCGATGGCCGGCTCGACCGCACCCTCGAGGGCGGGCACGGCCGCCGCCGGGTCGTCCACGCGGGCGGTGACGCCACCGGTGCCGAGGTGCTGCGCACGCTGGTCGCGGCTACCGAGGCGCAGGCCGCGCTGCGGGCCGGGCTCACCTGGTGGCGCGAGACCCGGGTCGTGGGGCTCGTCCGCGGCCGCAGCGCGGCCGACCCGGGGCGGGCGCAGGTGACCGGTGCCCTGCTGGAGGGGCCGGCGGGAGCGACGACGATGCGGGCCCGCGCGGTGGTGCTGGCCACGGGCGGCATCGGCGCGGCGTACGCCGTCACCACCAACCCGCCCGGCGTCACCGGGGAGGGCGCGGCGCTGGCGCTGCTGGCCGGCGCCGGCCTGCGCGACGCGGAGTTCGTGCAGTTCCACCCCACCGCGCTGCACCTGCCCGGTCGCGACGGCCAGGTGCCGCTGGTCTCCGAGGCGCTGCGCGGCGAGGGCGCCGTGCTGCGCGACCACGGGGGCGCCGCCTTCATGGCCGGCCGCCATCCGCTCGCCGACCTGGCGCCCCGCGACGTCGTGGCCCGCGCGGTGCACGCCGTGGCGACGGGCTCGGGACGCGAGCACGCGTGGCTGGACGCGACGGGGGTCGCCGACGTCGCGGAGCGGTTCCCCACGATCGCCGCGTCCTGCGCGGCGGCCGGTCTCGACCCCGCCCGCGACTGGCTGCCGGTCTCGCCCGCCGCCCACTTCTGGTGCGGCGGCGTGGCGACCGACCGGTGGGGCGCGAGCGACGTCCCCGGCCTGCACGCCGTCGGCGAGGTCGCCGCGACCGGCGTCCACGGCGGCAACCGGCTCGCCTCCAACAGCCTGCTCGAGGGGCTGGTCTTCGGGCGGCGCACGGCCGCGCGGCTGGCGCTGGAGCTGCCCGAGCCGGCTGTCGGCGAGCTGCCCGACGTGGTGCTCGACCCGGACCCCGACGGGTCGCAGGCCGTGCGCCGCTCGATGAGCGCCGACGTCGGCGTGGTCCGCACCGCGGAGGGCCTCGGCCGCGCCGCCCGGGTGGTCGCCGGTCGGCCGCGCCGCGATCCCGTCGCGCTGGTGGCCGGTGCGGTCGTGGCGGCCGCGAGGGCGCGGGAGGAGAGCCGCGGGGCCCACTTCCGCGCCGACCACCCGGTCGCCTCCGACCGGTGGCGCCACCCCGTCGCGGTGCGGCTGGACCCCGACGGCGTGCCCCGGGCCCGTCTCGTGACCGAGGCCGCCGCTGCCGTGGGGAGGGTGGCGTGA
- a CDS encoding cation:proton antiporter domain-containing protein, with amino-acid sequence MTADLVYVVAGGTLLLAVLLPQLLRHWAVSAPMVLVAVGMLVGLTPLPDALPLDPQENRAVIEHVTELTVLIALMGVGLAIDRPLNLLRRSSWGGWSPTWRLLAVAMPLTIGSVALLGWAAGLAPAVALLLGAVLAPTDPVLASDVQVAGPRGGDRDEVDGDDDVRFSLTSEAGLNDGLAFPFVYAAVLLATEGAVGGWALEWVGFYLVGKIVIGVLVGLVVGRLLAALAFRGRDSSDAPTVAERGESLLALAALLSAYGVGEVAGGYGFLAVFTCAMTLRSAERGHDYHRAMHEVVERLERLFTLFVLLVLGIALTRGLLATLDWRGVLVGVALVGVVRPLAGYVALAPWARQPDEVGGTTTPEKWAVAFFGVRGVGSLYYLAYAAGESPDLGGDWLWSTVAFTLVLSVLVHGVLATPVMARIDRARGR; translated from the coding sequence GTGACCGCCGACCTCGTCTACGTGGTGGCCGGCGGCACCCTCCTGCTGGCCGTCCTGCTGCCCCAGCTGCTGCGCCACTGGGCAGTCTCCGCGCCGATGGTGCTCGTCGCCGTCGGCATGCTGGTCGGCCTGACCCCGCTGCCGGACGCGCTGCCGCTCGACCCGCAGGAGAACCGGGCCGTCATCGAGCACGTCACCGAGCTGACGGTGCTGATCGCGCTGATGGGGGTGGGCCTGGCGATCGACCGCCCGCTGAACCTGCTGCGCCGGTCGTCGTGGGGCGGCTGGTCCCCGACCTGGCGGCTGCTGGCGGTCGCGATGCCGCTCACGATCGGCTCGGTGGCACTCCTGGGGTGGGCCGCGGGGCTGGCCCCGGCCGTCGCGCTGCTGCTCGGGGCGGTGCTGGCCCCGACCGACCCCGTGCTGGCCTCCGACGTCCAGGTCGCCGGACCGCGTGGCGGCGACCGCGACGAGGTGGACGGCGACGACGACGTCCGCTTCAGCCTCACCTCGGAGGCGGGCCTCAACGACGGGCTGGCCTTCCCGTTCGTGTACGCCGCGGTGCTGCTCGCGACCGAGGGCGCCGTGGGCGGGTGGGCGCTGGAGTGGGTGGGGTTCTACCTCGTCGGCAAGATCGTCATCGGGGTGCTGGTGGGCCTCGTCGTCGGCCGGTTGCTGGCGGCCCTCGCCTTCCGGGGTCGTGACAGCTCGGACGCGCCGACGGTCGCCGAGCGGGGCGAGTCGCTGCTGGCGCTGGCCGCCCTGCTCTCGGCGTACGGCGTGGGCGAGGTGGCGGGCGGCTACGGCTTCCTGGCCGTCTTCACCTGCGCCATGACCCTGCGCTCGGCCGAGCGCGGCCACGACTACCACCGGGCGATGCACGAGGTCGTCGAGCGGCTCGAGCGGCTGTTCACCCTGTTCGTGCTCCTCGTGCTCGGCATCGCGCTCACCCGCGGCCTGCTCGCGACCCTCGACTGGCGCGGCGTCCTGGTCGGCGTGGCGCTGGTCGGGGTGGTCCGGCCGCTGGCCGGCTACGTCGCCCTGGCGCCCTGGGCGCGGCAGCCCGACGAGGTCGGCGGCACCACGACGCCCGAGAAGTGGGCCGTCGCGTTCTTCGGGGTCCGGGGGGTCGGGTCCCTCTACTACCTGGCGTACGCCGCGGGCGAAAGCCCGGACCTCGGCGGTGACTGGCTGTGGTCCACGGTCGCCTTCACGCTCGTGCTCTCGGTGCTGGTGCACGGCGTGCTCGCGACCCCGGTGATGGCGCGGATCGACCGGGCGCGGGGCCGCTGA
- the nadC gene encoding carboxylating nicotinate-nucleotide diphosphorylase, translating to MSAFADPAVQAAREGLVAAGLDPDAVLRLVRATLAEDLGVGPDDELGAHLDLTSAATVPADAWLDVRYVARQPGTVAGLAVLAAMVADVLGPEARFVARVEDGARVAPGDVLAELEAPARGVLLLERTSLNLLGHLCGVATATAAWVAAVEGTGVQVRDTRKTMPLLRALEKHAVRCGGGRNHRAGLHDAVLVKDNHVAAAGGVGAALEAVRAVAALRGVPVQVEVDDLDQLDEALAHGAREVLLDNFSAADLREAVRRTRSRSPGTVLEASGGLTLDVARAVAATGVDLLAVGGLTHSAPSLDIGLDAR from the coding sequence GTGAGCGCCTTCGCCGACCCCGCCGTGCAGGCGGCCCGGGAGGGCCTCGTGGCCGCTGGTCTCGACCCGGACGCGGTGCTGCGGCTGGTGCGGGCCACCCTCGCCGAGGACCTGGGCGTCGGGCCGGACGACGAGCTGGGTGCGCACCTCGACCTGACCTCGGCCGCGACCGTGCCGGCCGACGCGTGGCTCGACGTGCGCTACGTCGCCCGCCAGCCCGGCACGGTGGCCGGCCTGGCGGTGCTGGCCGCGATGGTCGCCGACGTCCTCGGGCCCGAGGCGCGTTTCGTGGCCCGGGTCGAGGACGGTGCCCGCGTCGCACCTGGCGACGTGCTCGCCGAGCTCGAGGCGCCGGCCCGCGGCGTGCTGCTGCTCGAGCGCACCTCGCTCAACCTGCTCGGCCACCTGTGCGGGGTGGCCACGGCCACCGCGGCCTGGGTCGCCGCGGTCGAGGGCACCGGTGTGCAGGTCCGCGACACCCGCAAGACGATGCCGCTATTGCGGGCCCTGGAGAAGCACGCGGTGCGCTGCGGTGGCGGCCGCAACCACCGCGCCGGCCTCCACGACGCCGTGCTGGTCAAGGACAACCACGTCGCGGCCGCCGGCGGGGTGGGGGCGGCCCTCGAGGCCGTGCGGGCCGTCGCCGCCCTGCGCGGGGTGCCGGTGCAGGTGGAGGTCGACGACCTCGACCAGCTCGACGAGGCCCTGGCCCACGGGGCCCGCGAGGTGCTGCTCGACAACTTCTCGGCGGCCGACCTGCGCGAGGCCGTGCGCCGGACCCGCTCGCGGTCGCCGGGCACGGTCCTGGAGGCCAGCGGGGGGCTCACCCTCGACGTGGCCCGGGCCGTCGCGGCGACCGGCGTCGACCTGCTGGCGGTGGGTGGCCTCACCCACTCCGCCCCGTCGCTCGACATCGGGCTGGATGCCCGCTGA
- a CDS encoding NAD-dependent epimerase/dehydratase family protein — translation MRIFFTGGSGKAGRHVAPFLAELGHQVTNADLVPLDHPGVADLRVDLTDAGETWSAMAGLATMAELELDEQPTYDAVVHFAAVPRILLASDATTYATNVLSTFHVLEAALRLGIRKVVFASSETTYGICFAQGERRPLYVPVDEEHPTVPEDAYAMSKVAGEVTARSFQARTGADVYGLRINNVIEPHEYAEMFPPFLEDPALRRRNVFAYIDARDLGQMVERCLQTDGLGYEVFNVANPDMSVAATTQEVLDRFYDGVEVRRQIGRDETFYSIDKARELLGFAPEHSWRDVLADPGAAPA, via the coding sequence ATGCGCATCTTCTTCACCGGCGGCAGCGGCAAGGCCGGCCGACACGTGGCTCCGTTCCTCGCCGAGCTGGGACACCAGGTCACCAACGCCGACCTCGTGCCCCTCGACCACCCCGGGGTCGCCGACCTGCGGGTCGACCTGACCGACGCGGGGGAGACCTGGTCGGCGATGGCCGGCCTGGCCACGATGGCCGAGCTCGAGCTGGACGAGCAGCCGACGTACGACGCGGTGGTGCACTTCGCGGCCGTGCCCCGGATCCTGCTCGCCTCCGACGCCACGACGTACGCCACTAACGTGCTCAGCACCTTCCACGTCCTCGAGGCCGCGCTGCGCCTCGGCATCCGCAAGGTCGTCTTCGCCTCGTCGGAGACGACGTACGGCATCTGCTTCGCCCAGGGCGAGCGCCGCCCGCTCTACGTGCCGGTCGACGAGGAGCACCCCACGGTGCCCGAGGACGCCTACGCCATGTCGAAGGTGGCCGGCGAGGTGACGGCGCGGTCCTTCCAGGCGCGCACCGGCGCCGACGTCTACGGGCTGCGGATCAACAACGTCATCGAGCCCCACGAGTACGCCGAGATGTTCCCGCCCTTCCTCGAGGACCCCGCGCTCCGACGCCGCAACGTGTTCGCCTACATCGACGCCCGCGACCTCGGGCAGATGGTCGAGCGGTGCCTGCAGACCGACGGTCTGGGCTACGAGGTCTTCAACGTCGCCAACCCCGACATGTCGGTGGCGGCCACCACCCAGGAGGTCCTCGACCGCTTCTACGACGGTGTCGAGGTGCGCCGCCAGATCGGTCGCGACGAGACGTTCTACTCCATCGACAAGGCCCGCGAGCTGCTCGGCTTCGCCCCCGAGCACTCCTGGCGCGACGTGCTCGCCGACCCGGGCGCCGCCCCGGCGTGA
- a CDS encoding MFS transporter has translation MTRAERSRAWLVPFFAHSLLVQAVTFVLRPTAIYRAIELDVPAPWLGALGASFAVVPLLLAVPSGLAADRWGERRVMITGGVLVVAAAAAFALTRSVWGLLLASVLLGTGHLFSVIGQQALVANRTPRSRYDSAFGHYTFATSAGQALGPGLIVLFGGQRAIPDTNAIFGWATGLGAVLLATSLLLPSSGSAQQRSEVAPGSVRSLLRRRGLVPALTVSCVVLSAVDISLVYLPVLGTEREIASGTIGALLAVRAGASMVSRFFLGRLAAAWGRRALLTGSVVLSAVGMALVPVPMPVWLLVVLVAATGLGLGAGQPLTMSWLADSTPPGLRGRAMSLRLTGNRFGQVVVPSLAGAVAVGSGAAGVLWLTAATLAGAAVLSRRVSAPPPAPGQG, from the coding sequence GTGACCCGCGCCGAGCGGTCGCGCGCGTGGCTGGTGCCGTTCTTCGCCCACTCGCTGCTCGTCCAGGCCGTCACCTTCGTGCTGCGGCCGACGGCGATCTACCGCGCCATCGAGCTCGACGTCCCCGCTCCGTGGCTCGGCGCGCTCGGCGCGAGCTTCGCCGTGGTGCCGCTGCTGCTGGCCGTGCCGAGCGGCCTGGCCGCCGACCGGTGGGGCGAGCGGCGCGTGATGATCACCGGTGGCGTGCTGGTGGTGGCCGCCGCCGCGGCGTTCGCGCTGACCCGGTCGGTGTGGGGGCTGCTGCTCGCCAGCGTGCTGCTCGGCACCGGCCACCTGTTCTCCGTCATCGGGCAGCAGGCGCTGGTCGCCAACCGGACGCCGCGCAGCCGCTACGACTCGGCGTTCGGGCACTACACCTTCGCGACCTCGGCCGGCCAGGCCCTCGGTCCCGGCCTGATCGTGCTCTTCGGCGGGCAGCGCGCCATCCCCGACACCAACGCGATCTTCGGGTGGGCCACCGGGCTCGGCGCCGTCCTGCTGGCCACCTCGCTGCTGCTGCCCTCGTCGGGCTCGGCCCAGCAGCGCTCGGAGGTCGCGCCCGGTTCGGTGCGCTCGCTGCTGCGGCGCCGGGGGCTGGTGCCGGCGCTGACCGTGAGCTGCGTCGTGCTCTCGGCCGTCGACATCAGCCTGGTCTACCTGCCCGTGCTCGGGACCGAGCGCGAGATCGCGTCCGGCACCATCGGCGCGCTCCTGGCGGTGCGCGCGGGCGCGTCGATGGTGAGCCGGTTCTTCCTCGGCCGCCTCGCCGCCGCGTGGGGTCGGCGCGCGCTGCTGACGGGCAGCGTGGTGCTCTCGGCGGTGGGGATGGCGCTGGTCCCGGTGCCGATGCCGGTCTGGCTGCTGGTCGTGCTGGTCGCCGCGACCGGTCTCGGTCTCGGCGCGGGCCAGCCGCTGACGATGTCGTGGCTCGCCGACTCCACGCCCCCCGGCCTGCGCGGCCGGGCGATGTCGCTGCGCCTGACCGGCAACCGCTTCGGCCAGGTCGTGGTGCCCTCGCTCGCCGGGGCGGTCGCGGTCGGCTCCGGCGCCGCAGGCGTGCTGTGGCTGACCGCCGCGACGCTGGCGGGTGCGGCGGTGCTCTCGCGACGGGTGAGCGCCCCGCCGCCCGCGCCGGGCCAGGGCTAG